tcgctgttgtgccaagtTTTATACGGGGTGGAACCATAGCCTCCTCCGGGGGAGATTTTCGTTTATCCGAAGAGAGGagaaagccgcgaagttcagAACGAACTCCCAGAACTATCACTAACTGGGATCTTTTCGCCGCACTAGCCGGCTTTTAGGAAGAATCCGCAATGAACAGCATCGGTGAGGAACACTATCGGCTCGTGGAACATCTTTATGACTGCACGAGGAAGGCTCACAGTTATAAAACTACCAAAAGACGCCTATCTCTGAAAATTGtagagctgatacgtcagcgtgaAACCGCACGAGCAGCAGGCAACCAGGAACTCAAGCCCGGGATCGCATGGCTTTGCggagaggcgataaaagaagacctaaaagagagaagagcagaagtgttggctgaagctgcagaagAGCATTCGCTACGCCAATCGAGAATTCGCCAATCGAAGGACGAGGATGAgagctctccggaacccgaatgGAACAGGCATAGCATCGAGAagaggaatggagaaaatcattcacgacttctactctgatctcttcgacagccatgtccacttacCTTCTCACCACCTGGGAGAAGACGgtcatgtcattccagaggttcccctttccgaaatacgacatgttATCATGTCGTatagaaatcgtacggcacccggtccgacagaataaaaccagaagaactgaagaaccttccgccagtacttatcaacaccctggcgacgCTCTTTAcgcgttacctgtcggaatgaaaggttcctaaacaatggaagaccagcaagaccgtgttgttgtataaaaagggagatccacaagACAtcgcaactatcgtccaatctgcttagtgtccgtcatctacaagctctttacaagggtgatccttaataggtttgaaaaaatctcGGACGAATGACACCCGTGCGAGCAAGcaaggtttcgaaaaggattcaacacgattgaccacattcactgtttcgaaactcatcgaagtAATTACgaaagtacaagatgccgctctgtctcaccttctgcgacttgaagaaggcctccgactcagttgagacggaagcggttgTGGAAGCCTTGAACAACCAAGGCAGCACATAAAGGCACTTCTagagttgtacagcaacttcacgaccagaGTTTCGCcgttctacaagaacatcatcattgacgtgaagggGGGAGGGtacgacagggtgatacattCTCACGTAAAATATTCATGGCCACCTTCgaaaacgcaatgcgaaagctggaatgggacgacatgggagtaaAGGTtgacggtcggcagctacaccatttacgttttgctgatgacattgtGCTGATAACACATAGAATctgccaagcggaacgaatgctgaccgcgTTCATGTGGATGAACACGAACACCGATACATCCACATGTTCATGCTCATGAACATGTGGATGTATTGGTCTTCAGCTGCATCTGCAGAAGACGATGTTCAAgcgtaacggatgggtctcgggtGCCACATTCAcactcaacggaacgaacatatccgagtgcACCAGATACGTTTACCTGGGTCTGGATataaacatgaagaacgacatgaactccgagctgggcaggaggaaacgagcggcttggggagcgtataacaGCATCGAGCATGTAGTGAGGatgaccaggaacacccggctccgtgctcacctcttcaacaccacagtATTTCCTACTTTAACCTGTGCTTCAAAAACTTGGGCagttcgcaagcaggaagaaaatgcggtgagcgtcattgaacgcgcaattgagagagtgatgctaggagtatcccgcttcacgcaTGTGAGCGACAGGCTTCGAAGTTCtgtcctacgtcaacgatcgaggatgagagacgccgccgcatttgccaagtacagcaaaataaggtgggccggataCGTTATGCGCTtcaatgacaaccgttgggccagagccgtgagcgactgggttccacgtgatattaagcgcactacgggaagaccgccgacccgatggtcagacttcttcacagCCTCTTCAcgtctttgaaagaaaaattctcttgctcttcgtgtcccacgcgaaaggagaaaccatATGGCGACTCTGatacgcgatcgggacaaatggaaagaTTCTTGGCGCCCgttcgaccagttcgaagaacaacgggagtcaaggtgatcaaggtgaaccTCTTCTTAGCAGTCAACAAATAGTGACTGTTTAGACTTTGATTCGACTTAATCGTCGGACTGGTATCACTGCCTGATGCATTTGCCCGTATCTTCTCCGTGGCGTGTCCATCTTCGTCCTTGAACACGGTTCTGTCCAAGCTTTTCGTTCCACAGAACAAAAACTATTTCTTCATCACTGTTCTATACCCTGTGACTGTTGGCGTCTCGAGTGAACTGCCTGTCGACATCAAGTGACCCCAGTTCCTCAGGTCGAAAGAGTCCGGAGAGCTGAAACCAAAGATGCTACACCCTCTCTAGGTATTTGACTTATTCGGGTTCTGGTTTGATGATGTGCAACAACAGCACCTTCTTACCATACCTGGGTGATTTCTGCCATATAACTGGGCAAGATATGTGGCGCCTAATGCGTATACTCAAATGCATAGTTGCATTTAATATAAACAGGGGCACTGCAAGCAAGTAAGAATCGCACTCGGGCCTCAACAAACAGACAATgataacagaagaaaaaaggaggaagtgagaaagaaaaacacgaaCTCTTTTGTGTTAGTTTTCACAAATATCAAATGCCTCTCTCTATGCTTTAAATCAACTATCACGGTATACAAGAAGTGGCAGATCTTAGTCTTTCAAGCGCTTTGTGAAAATCTAATTGATAGCAGGAAATAACTGTGGAAGGATATTGGTAATCACTTTCTATGCGTTTTCACAGTACCGATCTTCATGAAGGTCTTCCAATTCTTGCTGTCATATTCCACTTCATCCTTGCAACCACTTATACGGCAGATAGTGGCAAAGCGGCCtaaatgtatttatttctcaaatgTCTTAGTTGATCCTTTTCAATAGTACCAGCTATCAAAAGGAAACTCCTTTTCTCTGCACATCCTAAGAACGTACATAAGACGATGTTTTTTTATGCTGAATAGGTGTTGTgcatatttcttcaaaaatttgcacGTTTCTTACTCTGATTAGGGAACTCTTTGAAATCAGTTTGGGATAGAATATGATCAAGTTGTACACTAGCCGGAGAACAGAAATCTTGCCATTCCATAAGAACACTATCATCGACGTAAGGAAAAGGGTCCGACATGGTGACACAATTTCGATTTAATTTCGAAACACTCCCTACCACTCTCGAGAATGTAATGCAAAATCTAAAATGCAACGACACGGAAGtaaaggttgatggtcggtaACTACATCATCTGTCTACTACTACTTACAAAGCTCCAATTTTTCCGTCTGGTGAAGCCTTGCGAATACCCAACAACTACTGTAACCTGAATTTTTGCAATTGAACGAACCTATTGCATAGTCTCGCACCGTAAATCGCAGAGACGGGATACATTGATAGTGTGCAATTGAATCGGTGAGATACAATGTTTAACAGCACTGAAGGGAGCAATGATCAGAAACGAAACAAGACGTAGACGTGGATCATCGATTGTGGCGACGATCGAGCTCACCCTTTCGTAAAATATGGAATAGGGCGGAACTTAGTTTTGTCGGTAATCGATTACGAATATATACCGCATGTAGAAGACAAATTACGACGGCGGTCGATTTTATCTCCATTTTGCAGTCTTGGTGCAGGTTCACCTGTGAGAGTACGATAAAAATATTCGCGGGCATTCTAGAGGGTTATTTGCAACATTTTGGTGCGTCGTGAATCATGCTCTCAGACAATCACTTTTTTGGACGACCTATTCTTCCCATACCGACGGTAGATACTTGTTAGCTGAGTTTTTCATATCACAGTTTTTGGAATCAAGCTTTTCGCTGATCACAATTTCAAGATTCTTCCAAACTTTTGGGACTTAATGTGTCGATATCTCCTCTATTTTGGTTGTTAAATGTTGTATAAGAGTACACTCCTTATATATCTTAGTGCTTATGCCAAAAAATACCACAAGTACGAGAGATTGAGGAAACAGTTTTGGAGCATACTACGAAGTTGACGTTTCAGGTCTCTCCAGAAAAAGGTACGGTTTGGGATCTACACTACAAGTACGAGTGCGGTCACAATCAATTCTTCCTATTTGTCTTAAAGAACTACACATAAGAATACACAGGAAGCGGACTTAAAAGCAGAATACTACGAATTTgggtggtaccgatttcaggtggagtatccgtttGCGGGGTCTTAGATTACCGAGACCGGGGTGTTCTCAAAGACTTGCGAACGTGATTACGAtcgttctaaccttcgtcgacaaTGAGACTGTTTTCACGAAACGAATATTACACTGTCTCTTCAcgtctatttttcttt
This is a stretch of genomic DNA from Necator americanus strain Aroian chromosome II, whole genome shotgun sequence. It encodes these proteins:
- a CDS encoding hypothetical protein (NECATOR_CHRII.G6292.T1) produces the protein MNSIGEEHYRLVEHLYDCTRKAHSYKTTKRRLSLKIVELIRQRETARAAGNQELKPGIAWLCGEAIKEDLKERRAEVLAEAAEEHSLRQSRIRQSKDEDESSPEPEWNRHSIEKRNGENHSRLLL
- a CDS encoding hypothetical protein (NECATOR_CHRII.G6293.T1); its protein translation is MFKRNGWVSGATFTLNGTNISECTRYVYLGLDINMKNDMNSELGRRKRAAWGAYNSIEHVVRMTRNTRLRAHLFNTTVFPTLTCASKTWAVRKQEENAVSVIERAIERVMLGVSRFTHVSDRLRSSVLRQRSRMRDAAAFAKYSKIRWAGYVMRFNDNRWARAVSDWVPRDIKRTTGRPPTRWSDFFTASSRL
- a CDS encoding hypothetical protein (NECATOR_CHRII.G6294.T1); translated protein: MEIKSTAVVICLLHAVYIRNRLPTKLSSALFHILRKVLLNIVSHRFNCTLSMYPVSAIYGARLCNRPLCHYLPYKWLQG